GCGTCATGTACCAGCCCAGGGGCTTCGCGAGTGTCAGCAGCACGGCAAAAAACACAATCACCTGGAGGATTGCATTCGTCGTCATCAGAACCACTCCGCCTTCAGCAACGCGATGAAGAGGTAGATCAACAGGCCCAACGACACAATTCCGTCTAGCACGTAGGTTGCCCTCATGACTGCCCCCTCAGAGCCGTTCCAAACACGACATTAGCCATCTTGAAAGGAAGAAGAAGCCCACAATCAGGCCAACATAAATCAGGTCCATCGAAATCCCCCATGAGCAATTAAGCTACTCCCCTCGACATAAAAATGGCGTCAAAATGATTGGTAGCGCCATCAAAGAATGATGAAGACTTGAAAGCGAGACGAATTAGCAGAGAGTGGAACGATGATCTAGGTAGATAGCCGACGATAGTGCCGTAGCAAGAGCGCGCCTCCCCAGAGGAAGGAAGCGACCATCAAAAATATTCCAAGGTTGTAGGTCAGGTGAGCCAAGCGATGGTCCCATTCCAACAAGTCCAGCATCGTCAGGATGTTGTTCCAGTCGTGTCCGTCCGTTTCCTTGCCGGTTACTCCACCAAGTAGCATCAGATCCATCGCCCGCGCATCGTTGATGTAGGGCGCGATATCCATCAGGCTCTCTGCCGTCCACCAGAGGGCCACGGCTGCCCCAAACGGATCACGGGTCTTCACAAGAAATGTGCCGAGACAGATTATCGGCATGAGAATCTGGCCAAGTGTTCCTCCTAAAATCGTCATGAAGTGCCCAAAGGGGATAAAGAGAATGTGGCCGGCCTCATGAAACGGCAGATTGATCAGGTGAAGAAATGATCCACCGGTGTCATTAGTCTCGAGCGGGGTCACCATGAACGTCCATCCCCAACAGACCATGCCCAGAAACACCGCAGCTCGACCATAGAACGTCATCGAATCGGTCGTCTGGTCTGATTCGATCAGCCATTCCTTGGCTGCTATGAACCACCTAGACTCTGTGAATGCTGGCCGAGATGGTGAAAGACGCCCCTTCGCCGCTAGCTGCTTGTATTTTGAGAAGATAATCCCGCAGCGGATACATTCCTCTGCTCCATCAGACCGTTGCGCCTGACATTTCGGACAGAGGTCCGTGGATGCCTCACTGGCAATCATGTCTCCACTCTAAAAGTGGGAGATGAATCGGACAAGAAAATGTCAAGAAGGCTACAGTTATTCCCACCTCCAACCAGTCTATCCGAAGAGAAGCAGCAGATCACTTCAGCTTGAGAACACAGACGTGCTAACATGAGCAGGTGAGTGCACATTCATGCCGACAGTTCTGAAGGCTGGTCCGTATCGGTTTTTCTTTTATGCGGGTGATCGAGAAGAACCGCCGCATATACACATCGAACGGGAAGATAAGGTAGCAAAGTTGTGGCTTGATCCAATTCGGCTACAAGAAAGCGGAGGATTTTCTCGTTCGGAAATCCTCCGCATTCATACACTCGTGACCGAGCATGAGGGCAGCCTTGTGGAGGCATGGAATGAATACTTCGGCCGTTGAAA
The Candidatus Nitrospira nitrosa DNA segment above includes these coding regions:
- the kdpF gene encoding K(+)-transporting ATPase subunit F — protein: MRATYVLDGIVSLGLLIYLFIALLKAEWF
- a CDS encoding zinc ribbon domain-containing protein translates to MIASEASTDLCPKCQAQRSDGAEECIRCGIIFSKYKQLAAKGRLSPSRPAFTESRWFIAAKEWLIESDQTTDSMTFYGRAAVFLGMVCWGWTFMVTPLETNDTGGSFLHLINLPFHEAGHILFIPFGHFMTILGGTLGQILMPIICLGTFLVKTRDPFGAAVALWWTAESLMDIAPYINDARAMDLMLLGGVTGKETDGHDWNNILTMLDLLEWDHRLAHLTYNLGIFLMVASFLWGGALLLRHYRRLST
- a CDS encoding DUF4160 domain-containing protein, translating into MPTVLKAGPYRFFFYAGDREEPPHIHIEREDKVAKLWLDPIRLQESGGFSRSEILRIHTLVTEHEGSLVEAWNEYFGR